From Acidimicrobiales bacterium, the proteins below share one genomic window:
- a CDS encoding glucosyl-3-phosphoglycerate synthase codes for MSDNGDVHGSLMRTFSHDDFAPAALVAAKAGRTVTVCLPAQDEEPTVGAIVACIRAELPGLVDEVLVVDDESTDGTATAAMRAGARVVRGAGAGKGDAMRLGVQCAEGDIVAFCDADVRNFTAGFVVGLLGPLLTTDEVAFVKGYYRRPFEGRAGQGGRVTELTAKPLLRVLFPHLAGVLQPLGGECAAPRDVFDRVPFVKGWGVDIGLVIDITAAYGANAIAQVDLGERVHFNRPLDELSLQSEAIVRTVLARAGLQPAVPESAPLVTRRTA; via the coding sequence TTGAGCGACAATGGCGACGTGCACGGCTCCTTGATGCGGACGTTCTCGCACGACGACTTCGCGCCCGCCGCGCTGGTCGCCGCCAAGGCGGGCCGCACGGTGACGGTGTGCCTGCCCGCCCAGGACGAGGAGCCCACGGTCGGCGCCATCGTGGCCTGCATCCGGGCCGAGTTGCCAGGCCTGGTGGACGAGGTGCTGGTGGTCGACGACGAGTCGACCGACGGCACCGCCACCGCGGCGATGCGGGCGGGCGCCCGGGTGGTGCGGGGCGCAGGCGCGGGCAAGGGCGACGCCATGCGCCTCGGCGTGCAGTGCGCCGAGGGCGACATCGTGGCCTTCTGCGACGCCGACGTGCGCAACTTCACCGCGGGCTTCGTGGTCGGCCTGCTCGGCCCATTGCTCACCACAGACGAGGTGGCCTTCGTCAAGGGCTACTACCGGCGCCCCTTCGAAGGCCGCGCGGGCCAGGGCGGCCGGGTCACCGAGCTCACGGCCAAGCCGTTGTTGCGGGTGCTGTTCCCCCACCTTGCCGGCGTGCTGCAGCCCTTGGGCGGCGAGTGCGCGGCGCCGCGCGACGTGTTCGACCGGGTGCCGTTCGTCAAGGGGTGGGGCGTCGACATCGGCCTCGTCATCGACATCACCGCGGCCTACGGCGCCAACGCCATCGCCCAGGTAGACCTCGGCGAACGCGTGCACTTCAACCGCCCGCTCGACGAGCTGAGCCTGCAGTCGGAAGCCATCGTGCGCACGGTGCTGGCCCGGGCCGGACTGCAGCCCGCAGTGCCGGAGTCGGCACCGCTGGTCACCCGGCGAACTGCCTAG
- a CDS encoding glycerate kinase yields the protein MPHVVAAPDKFRGTANAASVAAAVGRAAKAAGWTCDAVPMADGGEGILEALGGSVRRARVRGPLGEAVEAEWRLQGRTAVIEMAQAAGLDLLGGPEWNDPMRASTAGVGDLINAAVSGGARKVIVGVGGSATTDGGLACLTALEPHARLRGVELVVACDVTTTFVDAAEHFAPQKGATAAQVALLRRRLERLAQVYEDDYGIDVRALPGSGAAGGLAGGLAALGATLVPGFDVVADAVGLAERIESADLVVTGEGFVDEHSFEGKVVGGVLELAAEAGVPALVVAGQVFERGPADATFVSLVERFGEERARAETTACIEDAVTAYLTDTLTP from the coding sequence GTGCCTCACGTCGTCGCCGCACCGGACAAGTTCCGCGGGACCGCCAACGCGGCCTCGGTGGCGGCGGCAGTGGGACGGGCTGCGAAGGCCGCCGGGTGGACCTGCGACGCCGTGCCGATGGCCGACGGCGGCGAGGGGATTCTCGAAGCGTTGGGCGGCAGCGTGCGCCGCGCCCGGGTGCGCGGCCCCCTCGGGGAGGCGGTCGAAGCGGAGTGGCGCCTGCAGGGGCGCACGGCGGTGATCGAGATGGCGCAGGCCGCGGGCCTCGACCTGTTGGGCGGCCCCGAGTGGAACGACCCCATGCGGGCGTCGACGGCCGGGGTGGGCGATTTGATCAACGCCGCCGTGTCGGGCGGCGCCCGCAAGGTCATCGTGGGCGTGGGCGGCTCGGCCACCACCGACGGGGGCCTGGCCTGCCTCACCGCCTTGGAGCCGCACGCCCGCCTACGGGGTGTGGAACTGGTGGTGGCCTGCGACGTGACCACCACATTCGTTGACGCTGCCGAGCACTTCGCCCCCCAGAAGGGCGCCACCGCTGCCCAAGTGGCCCTCCTGCGCCGCCGGCTGGAGCGGCTGGCCCAGGTCTACGAGGACGACTACGGCATCGACGTGCGCGCCCTGCCCGGCTCGGGCGCCGCGGGCGGCCTGGCGGGGGGGCTCGCCGCACTGGGCGCCACGCTGGTGCCCGGTTTCGACGTGGTGGCCGACGCCGTGGGCCTGGCCGAACGCATCGAGTCCGCCGACCTCGTCGTGACGGGCGAAGGCTTCGTCGACGAGCACTCCTTCGAGGGCAAGGTGGTGGGCGGCGTGCTCGAACTGGCGGCGGAGGCGGGCGTGCCCGCCCTCGTGGTGGCCGGCCAGGTCTTCGAGCGCGGCCCGGCCGACGCCACGTTCGTCTCGTTGGTCGAGCGTTTCGGCGAGGAGCGGGCGCGGGCGGAGACGACCGCGTGCATCGAAGACGCCGTGACGGCCTACCTCACCGATACCCTGACGCCGTGA
- a CDS encoding AI-2E family transporter: MTERLRRAGQLSWAIVGIAALLAVLGLIAWTVRVAFPPLVLAGAIVFLLNPIVTRLQRHGVPRALGTGLAYVVVLGSLVGAGFLLAPLAASQADELSEEWPAIEQRVERWVDDRAVESEGTFWEFTRAELEQTFSQDDATLRERLNRLRDIGVEIFHVLLILFLAPVVAFYLLVDLPHVRQAAESLIPDGARHEVLLLAHRLNRAIGGFFRGQLLVATIVGVMCSVGLLAIGLRFWFLVGMIAGLFNIIPLIGPWVGGIPGIIIALTTGSPLQALGVVVVMVTAQQIDNHFITPQVMHRTVQLHPAVVILALLVGGTLGGFFGLLLAVPAAAVLKILLSHAWRVHVLGEEPGPVETGPGLVEDVV; this comes from the coding sequence GTGACGGAGCGGCTGCGCCGGGCGGGCCAACTGAGCTGGGCGATCGTCGGCATCGCCGCCCTGCTCGCCGTGCTCGGCCTGATCGCCTGGACGGTGCGGGTTGCGTTCCCGCCCCTGGTGCTGGCGGGCGCCATCGTCTTCCTGCTCAACCCGATCGTCACCCGGCTGCAACGGCATGGCGTCCCCCGTGCGTTGGGCACGGGCTTGGCCTACGTGGTGGTGCTCGGCTCCCTGGTGGGGGCGGGCTTCCTGCTGGCGCCGTTGGCGGCGTCGCAGGCCGACGAACTGTCGGAGGAGTGGCCTGCCATCGAGCAGCGGGTGGAGCGCTGGGTCGACGACCGTGCCGTCGAGTCGGAGGGCACCTTCTGGGAGTTCACCCGGGCCGAGCTGGAGCAGACCTTCTCGCAGGACGACGCCACCTTGCGGGAGCGGCTCAACCGCCTGCGCGACATCGGCGTGGAGATCTTCCACGTGCTCTTGATCCTCTTCCTTGCACCGGTCGTCGCCTTCTACCTGTTGGTCGACCTGCCCCACGTGCGACAGGCGGCCGAGAGCCTCATCCCCGACGGCGCCCGGCACGAGGTGCTGCTGTTGGCCCACCGCCTCAACCGGGCCATCGGCGGGTTCTTCCGGGGCCAGCTCTTGGTGGCGACCATCGTGGGCGTCATGTGCTCGGTCGGCCTGCTGGCCATCGGCCTGCGCTTCTGGTTCCTCGTGGGCATGATCGCCGGGCTGTTCAACATCATCCCGCTCATCGGGCCGTGGGTGGGCGGCATCCCCGGCATCATCATCGCCCTGACCACCGGCTCGCCGTTGCAGGCGCTCGGCGTGGTGGTGGTGATGGTGACGGCCCAGCAGATCGACAACCACTTCATCACCCCCCAGGTCATGCACCGCACCGTGCAGTTGCACCCGGCTGTGGTGATCCTTGCCCTGTTGGTGGGCGGCACCCTGGGCGGGTTCTTCGGGCTGCTGCTGGCCGTGCCCGCCGCCGCCGTGCTCAAGATCCTGTTAAGCCACGCGTGGCGGGTGCACGTGCTGGGCGAGGAACCGGGGCCGGTCGAGACAGGCCCCGGCCTCGTCGAGGATGTGGTCTAG